The following proteins come from a genomic window of Leptospira bandrabouensis:
- a CDS encoding class I SAM-dependent RNA methyltransferase, translating to MDKVIVESLDSDFSGIVTTPNGKKVNVFFVYPGDELHVEYVKRRPRQRSLRIQETIRNHDWKLVKCKVFGECGGCTGQHINYEEQLNLKFTPIINSFHKDLGIIIRPLPSEKIYEYRSRMDFSVFPGPTIGQRQRGNFRKVVPISNCSIQSTWANQALKDVQNVLNQMPEVIWDRRSEEGGLKYLTIRKAQNTGDGILIFTFTDGYESHTLMDQFRNQCLESLTQDSLLFCYNRPKSEVSAFGRPEILRGKSTFEEVVLGKTFHIPFDSFFQPNPNGFLPILSFIKERLPKTSENLIDLFCGNGFFSLLYGDSFTNVDGYELTESSIEIASKTFQENHPNKSFSFQITNLFMTTELLKTKENTTLILDPPRAGAGKLVNQWIRDFGPEYIFYVSCNPYSQKEDVSVFISKYDFVDGILIDPYPHTPHTESVLFFRRKSV from the coding sequence TTGGACAAAGTCATTGTAGAGAGTTTAGATTCCGACTTTTCTGGAATCGTCACCACACCTAACGGAAAAAAGGTGAATGTTTTCTTTGTTTATCCTGGTGATGAATTACATGTGGAATATGTAAAACGTAGACCAAGACAAAGGTCATTACGCATACAGGAAACCATTCGCAATCACGACTGGAAACTTGTAAAATGTAAAGTATTTGGTGAATGTGGTGGATGTACAGGCCAACACATAAACTACGAAGAACAATTAAACCTAAAATTTACACCGATAATCAACTCTTTTCATAAAGACCTAGGAATCATTATACGACCACTTCCATCAGAAAAAATTTATGAATACAGATCTCGTATGGATTTTTCTGTATTTCCTGGTCCCACCATTGGACAGAGACAACGCGGAAATTTTAGAAAAGTAGTACCCATTTCCAATTGTTCTATCCAATCGACATGGGCAAACCAAGCTCTAAAAGATGTACAAAATGTACTAAACCAAATGCCAGAGGTTATATGGGACAGAAGATCAGAAGAAGGTGGACTGAAATACCTCACCATCCGTAAAGCGCAGAATACTGGTGATGGAATTTTAATTTTTACATTTACTGATGGATATGAATCACATACTTTGATGGATCAATTTCGAAACCAATGTTTGGAATCTTTAACTCAAGACTCATTACTCTTTTGTTATAACAGACCAAAATCAGAAGTCTCTGCTTTCGGAAGACCCGAAATTTTAAGAGGGAAATCCACATTTGAAGAAGTGGTTCTTGGAAAAACTTTCCATATACCTTTTGATTCTTTTTTCCAACCCAATCCCAATGGATTTTTACCGATCCTTTCCTTTATCAAAGAAAGGTTACCCAAAACGAGCGAAAATCTAATCGATTTGTTTTGTGGGAATGGCTTCTTCTCTTTGTTATATGGTGATTCATTCACAAATGTAGATGGGTACGAACTTACAGAATCATCTATTGAGATAGCTTCGAAAACTTTCCAAGAAAATCATCCAAACAAATCTTTTTCCTTTCAAATCACCAATTTGTTTATGACTACAGAACTACTGAAAACAAAGGAAAACACTACCCTAATTTTAGATCCACCTAGAGCAGGAGCGGGCAAATTAGTAAACCAATGGATTCGGGACTTTGGACCTGAGTATATATTCTATGTCTCTTGTAATCCCTACTCGCAAAAAGAGGATGTTTCTGTTTTTATTTCTAAGTATGATTTTGTAGACGGGATTCTGATCGATCCTTACCCGCACACACCTCACACAGAATCAGTGCTTTTCTTCCGAAGAAAGTCAGTATAA
- a CDS encoding adenylate/guanylate cyclase domain-containing protein — translation MVFSKRLFSSWICFLFFTGFLSNLSAQVLLTNQILDLRSETSFGQSIHKWSFKPGDSPLVTEEKEDDLYLDEESGQTKALRFLHAQPILEESVRNGWISGFQIQTAWDKVRDGDGEFYFPDFHKYRETYKGYGWYRTEILITEEDIRSKFKSRNLTLRLGQISQADAVYWNGKFIGGTGLLFDTEEGSELEDKSLYSDKIRFYQIPTDQLKTDEPNVLAVRVYAKYPLSPGLSHDKFYISSVKYSERAEYWNDFKKIFVIVLTLLLGSFYLYWQFLFRSEDDATIYFALGSIFMALNTLFQSQIIYSVIADGFWIKKIEYFAWIGLVHLLFNFIVRFAHVLQGWIKITNRYIDGAGVLSMFVVLFSPNLLFLSKFFFYWSFVTILLGGALFYIIFLGRKVPSIGTVSLGFCVFVLLIMNDVFVEMQWEWYPSHTFLKDYAFAAFSISVALSIVKNMIDSRRLVEKQREEKDRLSRYFSPAVMETIVADNIKLGGEEKHIATLFSDIVGFTTFAEKNPPGVVLQNLNTIFESLSDLIFHYSATLDKFIGDAIMAFWGAPKQTELDAYHAIACAVDMQKKMEEINRELGVPPGTFRLRIGVNFGEAIVGNIGSVKRMDYTVIGDAVNTAARLESHGIPGKVAVSEAAFLAAGGAEYIEFEDTKELTLKGKVEPVKVYFVTKVKPRPVV, via the coding sequence ATGGTTTTTTCGAAAAGACTCTTTTCTTCCTGGATTTGTTTCCTATTTTTTACGGGATTTCTCTCAAACCTTTCTGCTCAAGTCCTCCTCACCAACCAAATTTTGGATTTGAGATCAGAAACCTCTTTTGGGCAATCGATCCATAAATGGAGTTTTAAACCGGGAGATTCTCCATTGGTTACAGAAGAGAAGGAAGATGATCTCTATTTAGATGAAGAATCTGGACAGACCAAGGCTTTACGTTTTCTCCATGCCCAACCAATTCTGGAAGAATCAGTTAGAAATGGTTGGATTTCCGGATTCCAAATCCAAACCGCTTGGGACAAGGTGAGGGACGGGGATGGAGAATTTTATTTCCCAGACTTCCATAAATATAGAGAAACCTATAAGGGTTATGGATGGTATAGAACAGAAATTCTGATTACAGAAGAGGACATACGTTCTAAATTCAAATCAAGAAACTTAACCCTTCGATTAGGACAAATTAGTCAAGCGGATGCAGTCTACTGGAATGGCAAATTCATTGGAGGAACAGGTCTTTTATTCGATACAGAAGAAGGATCTGAGTTAGAAGATAAATCTCTTTATAGTGATAAAATTAGGTTTTACCAAATACCCACAGACCAACTTAAAACTGATGAACCCAATGTTCTTGCCGTTCGTGTGTATGCTAAGTATCCATTGAGTCCGGGACTTTCTCATGATAAATTTTATATCTCTTCTGTAAAATATTCCGAACGTGCAGAGTATTGGAACGACTTTAAGAAAATTTTTGTAATTGTACTTACTTTGTTACTAGGAAGTTTTTATTTATACTGGCAATTTTTGTTTAGAAGTGAAGATGACGCTACCATTTACTTTGCGTTAGGTTCTATTTTTATGGCTTTGAATACTTTGTTTCAAAGCCAGATTATTTACTCTGTAATTGCCGATGGATTTTGGATCAAAAAAATAGAATATTTTGCTTGGATTGGACTCGTACACTTACTGTTTAACTTTATCGTTCGATTTGCTCACGTTCTGCAAGGTTGGATAAAAATTACCAACCGTTATATTGACGGTGCTGGTGTATTGTCAATGTTTGTGGTTCTTTTTTCTCCAAACCTATTGTTTCTTTCTAAATTTTTCTTTTATTGGAGTTTTGTCACCATCCTACTTGGTGGGGCATTATTCTATATCATTTTTCTCGGAAGGAAAGTTCCTTCGATAGGTACGGTGTCCCTCGGTTTTTGTGTTTTTGTTTTATTGATAATGAATGATGTGTTTGTGGAAATGCAATGGGAATGGTATCCAAGTCATACATTCCTAAAAGATTATGCTTTTGCAGCTTTTTCCATTTCGGTGGCATTATCCATTGTCAAGAATATGATTGATTCAAGAAGGCTTGTGGAAAAACAAAGAGAAGAAAAGGATCGTCTTTCTCGTTATTTTTCTCCTGCGGTCATGGAAACCATTGTTGCAGATAATATCAAGTTAGGTGGCGAAGAAAAACACATTGCTACTTTGTTTTCCGATATTGTAGGGTTTACAACATTTGCTGAAAAAAATCCACCAGGTGTTGTTTTACAAAATTTAAATACAATTTTTGAGTCCTTATCAGACTTAATTTTCCATTATTCTGCCACCCTAGATAAGTTTATTGGTGATGCCATTATGGCTTTTTGGGGAGCTCCGAAACAAACAGAACTTGATGCCTATCATGCCATTGCTTGTGCTGTGGATATGCAGAAAAAAATGGAGGAAATCAATCGTGAATTAGGTGTTCCACCTGGCACTTTCCGTTTGCGAATTGGTGTTAATTTTGGTGAGGCCATTGTCGGGAACATTGGTTCTGTCAAACGTATGGATTATACTGTGATTGGTGATGCAGTGAACACTGCTGCCAGATTAGAAAGCCATGGAATCCCAGGAAAAGTTGCTGTTTCGGAAGCGGCCTTTCTTGCAGCTGGGGGAGCGGAATACATTGAATTTGAAGACACCAAAGAGCTCACACTCAAAGGAAAAGTAGAACCTGTAAAAGTTTATTTTGTCACGAAGGTAAAACCAAGACCTGTTGTTTAA
- a CDS encoding ATP-dependent Clp protease adaptor ClpS, translated as MTEENQPSLIEETKTSFDSIYFYFVILFNDSIHEFSYVEDCLMKICFKTKKEAKKIAIEAHTNGKAVCFQGSMEECETVAENMTNANLTVILGV; from the coding sequence ATGACAGAAGAGAACCAACCATCATTAATAGAAGAAACAAAAACCAGTTTTGATTCAATTTATTTCTACTTCGTCATTCTGTTCAATGATTCGATTCATGAGTTTTCTTATGTAGAAGATTGTCTCATGAAAATTTGTTTCAAAACGAAAAAAGAAGCTAAAAAAATTGCGATCGAGGCTCATACAAATGGGAAAGCAGTTTGTTTTCAAGGAAGTATGGAAGAATGTGAGACCGTTGCAGAGAATATGACTAATGCCAACTTAACTGTAATTTTAGGCGTATGA
- a CDS encoding DNA alkylation repair protein, protein MKQISQNIISDLKRESNKEKAEFFPKFFKVGPGEYGEGDKFFGVTVPIQRQIAKKYYKNIDLNSLESLITSPFHEVRLTTLLILVLKFTSKTCNELEKKEIVDFYLRHTKYINNWDLVDSSADKILGEYFFRRSRKILDQLQKSKNLWKNRIAILSTFYFIRKDDFEDTLRYCESYLSHKHDLIHKATGWMLREIGNRDPNVLKNFLKSHVSKMPRTMLRYSIEKLPEKERKFWLSQKPKL, encoded by the coding sequence ATGAAACAAATCTCACAAAATATCATTTCTGATTTAAAAAGAGAAAGTAACAAAGAGAAGGCGGAATTTTTCCCCAAATTTTTTAAAGTTGGACCCGGAGAGTATGGTGAAGGAGACAAGTTCTTCGGAGTTACAGTCCCTATCCAAAGACAAATTGCAAAAAAATATTATAAAAATATCGATCTTAACTCTTTAGAATCACTTATCACCTCACCTTTTCATGAAGTACGTCTCACAACCCTTTTGATTTTAGTTTTGAAATTCACATCCAAAACTTGTAACGAATTAGAAAAAAAGGAAATCGTAGACTTTTATCTTCGCCATACAAAATACATCAACAATTGGGACTTAGTAGATTCTAGTGCTGATAAAATATTAGGTGAGTATTTTTTCAGACGTAGTAGGAAGATCTTAGATCAATTACAAAAATCAAAAAATCTATGGAAGAACCGAATTGCGATTCTTAGTACATTTTATTTCATTAGGAAAGATGACTTTGAAGATACTTTACGTTATTGTGAATCTTATTTATCTCACAAACATGATTTAATTCACAAAGCCACAGGATGGATGTTACGCGAAATTGGAAACAGAGACCCTAATGTGTTAAAAAACTTCTTAAAGTCTCATGTTTCTAAAATGCCACGAACGATGCTTCGTTATTCAATCGAAAAACTACCCGAAAAAGAAAGGAAGTTTTGGTTATCACAAAAACCCAAACTTTAA